A part of Silurus meridionalis isolate SWU-2019-XX chromosome 18, ASM1480568v1, whole genome shotgun sequence genomic DNA contains:
- the LOC124400914 gene encoding sodium- and chloride-dependent GABA transporter 2-like isoform X1 — MKDTANTSHANGISCEVDEEKIQERGQWSNKLEFILSVAGSIIGLGNMWRFPYLCYKNGGGAFLIPYLIFLFTCGIPVFILETALGQYTSEGGITAWRKISPLFEGLGYGTQVILTLLNFYYIIVLAWAIFYFYHSFSWELPWSSCQNEWNQDTCVEFHKRNDSVNFTMPSNATSPVIEFWERRVLRLSSGIDHMGSLNWDLALCLLVAWISCYFCIWKGVKSTGKVVYFTATFPYIMLLVLLIRGLTLPGASIGIQFYLYPDLGRLADPQVWMDAGTQIFFSYALCLGCLTALGSYNKYNNNCYRDCLALCFLNSGTSFVAGFAVFSILGFMSYEQNVSVSEVAESGPGLAFIAYPSAVTLMPFSPLWACCFFVMIIFLGLDSQFVCVESLVTAIVDMHPTVFRRKNRRELFLLVVCIISFFMGLIMLMEGGMYVFQLFDYYAASGMCLLFMAIFETVCIAWIYGADRFYDNMEDMIGYRPGPLIKYCWMFFTPVTCIGTFAFSLIKYTPLKYNNEYEYPWWGYVLGWFLALPSMLCIPAWMIYKIVSTKGTLKERIQILIRPSSDLPRTKKEQESLLGVFALTESASPNKDGSHPGQQMDTKL; from the exons ATGAAGG atacAGCCAACACAAGCCACGCTAATGGAATTAGTTGCGAAGTAGACGAAGAGAAGATCCAAGAAAGAGGACAATGGAGCAACAAGCTGGAATTTATCTTATCTGTGGCTGGTTCCATCATTGGCTTAGGCAACATGTGGCGATTCCCGTACTTGTGCTACAAGAATGGAGGAG GTGCCTTTCTCATCCCTTATCTGATTTTCCTGTTCACTTGTGGGATCCCTGTGTTCATCTTAGAGACTGCTTTAGGCCAATATACTAGTGAAGGTGGTATTACTGCCTGGAGAAAGATCAGCCCTCTTTTTGAGG GTCTGGGCTATGGGACGCAGGTGATTTTAACCTTACTAAACTTCTACTACATCATTGTTCTGGCTTGGGCCATCTTTTACTTCTACCACTCATTTTCCTGGGAGTTGCCATGGTCTTCATGTCAAAATGAATGGAATCAAG acacttGTGTGGAGTTCCATAAGAGGAATGATTCTGTCAACTTCACAATGCCTTCTAATGCTACGTCTCCTGTCATTGAATTTTGGGA GAGAAGGGTGTTGAGACTCTCCTCGGGTATCGACCACATGGGCTCCCTAAATTGGGATCTGGCCTTGTGTCTGCTTGTGGCCTGGATCAGCTGCTACTTCTGCATCTGGAAGGGAGTGAAATCTACTGGAAAG GTTGTGTATTTTACCGCTACCTTCCCCTACATCATGCTCTTGGTGCTTCTCATTCGGGGTCTCACCTTGCCAGGGGCCAGCATAGGAATCCAGTTTTATCTGTACCCTGACCTTGGACGTTTAGCTGATCCACAG GTCTGGATGGATGCAGGAACACAGATTTTCTTCTCATATGCCCTCTGCTTAGGGTGTCTTACAGCTCTAGGGAGCTACAACAAGTACAACAACAACTGCTACAG GGATTGCTTGGctctgtgctttttaaatagCGGTACAAGCTTTGTGGCTGGCTTTGCCGTCTTCTCCATTCTTGGTTTTATGTCATATGAGCAGAATGTGTCAGTTTCAGAAGTGGCAGAATCCG GACCTGGTCTTGCCTTCATTGCATACCCAAGTGCTGTAACATTGATGCCGTTCTCTCCTCTGTGGGCCTGCTGTTTCTTTGTCATGATTATTTTTCTTGGATTGGACAGCCAG tttgtgtgtgtagagagcCTGGTTACCGCCATAGTTGACATGCATCCCACGGTGTTTCGCCGTAAGAACCGCAGGGAGTTGTTCTTGCTCGTGGTGTGCATCATCTCCTTCTTTATGGGACTTATTATGCTGATGGAA GGTGGGATGTACGTCTTCCAGCTTTTTGACTACTACGCAGCCTCTGGCATGTGTCTGCTCTTCATGGCCATATTTGAGACGGTTTGCATTGCCTGGATTTATG GTGCAGATCGCTTCTATGATAATATGGAGGACATGATTGGCTACCGCCCAGGCCCTCTGATTAAGTATTGCTGGATGTTTTTCACCCCAGTCACCTGCATT ggAACTTTTGCGTTTTCCCTCATTAAATATACACCTCTTAAATACAACAATGAATATGAATATCCTTGGTGGGGTTATGTATTAGGCTGGTTCCTGGCTTTGCCCTCAATGCTCTGTATCCCTGCATGGATGATCTACAAAATAGTCAGCACAAAAGGAACTCTAAAAGAA CGTATACAAATCCTGATCAGGCCATCTTCTGATTTACCCAGAACCAAAAAGGAACAAGAGAGTTTGCTCGGTGTCTTCGCTTTGACAGAATCAGCTTCTCCTAATAAAGATGGCTCCCATCCAGGGCAACAGATGGACACAAAGTTGTAG
- the LOC124400914 gene encoding sodium- and chloride-dependent GABA transporter 2-like isoform X2: protein MKANTSHANGISCEVDEEKIQERGQWSNKLEFILSVAGSIIGLGNMWRFPYLCYKNGGGAFLIPYLIFLFTCGIPVFILETALGQYTSEGGITAWRKISPLFEGLGYGTQVILTLLNFYYIIVLAWAIFYFYHSFSWELPWSSCQNEWNQDTCVEFHKRNDSVNFTMPSNATSPVIEFWERRVLRLSSGIDHMGSLNWDLALCLLVAWISCYFCIWKGVKSTGKVVYFTATFPYIMLLVLLIRGLTLPGASIGIQFYLYPDLGRLADPQVWMDAGTQIFFSYALCLGCLTALGSYNKYNNNCYRDCLALCFLNSGTSFVAGFAVFSILGFMSYEQNVSVSEVAESGPGLAFIAYPSAVTLMPFSPLWACCFFVMIIFLGLDSQFVCVESLVTAIVDMHPTVFRRKNRRELFLLVVCIISFFMGLIMLMEGGMYVFQLFDYYAASGMCLLFMAIFETVCIAWIYGADRFYDNMEDMIGYRPGPLIKYCWMFFTPVTCIGTFAFSLIKYTPLKYNNEYEYPWWGYVLGWFLALPSMLCIPAWMIYKIVSTKGTLKERIQILIRPSSDLPRTKKEQESLLGVFALTESASPNKDGSHPGQQMDTKL, encoded by the exons ATGAAGG CCAACACAAGCCACGCTAATGGAATTAGTTGCGAAGTAGACGAAGAGAAGATCCAAGAAAGAGGACAATGGAGCAACAAGCTGGAATTTATCTTATCTGTGGCTGGTTCCATCATTGGCTTAGGCAACATGTGGCGATTCCCGTACTTGTGCTACAAGAATGGAGGAG GTGCCTTTCTCATCCCTTATCTGATTTTCCTGTTCACTTGTGGGATCCCTGTGTTCATCTTAGAGACTGCTTTAGGCCAATATACTAGTGAAGGTGGTATTACTGCCTGGAGAAAGATCAGCCCTCTTTTTGAGG GTCTGGGCTATGGGACGCAGGTGATTTTAACCTTACTAAACTTCTACTACATCATTGTTCTGGCTTGGGCCATCTTTTACTTCTACCACTCATTTTCCTGGGAGTTGCCATGGTCTTCATGTCAAAATGAATGGAATCAAG acacttGTGTGGAGTTCCATAAGAGGAATGATTCTGTCAACTTCACAATGCCTTCTAATGCTACGTCTCCTGTCATTGAATTTTGGGA GAGAAGGGTGTTGAGACTCTCCTCGGGTATCGACCACATGGGCTCCCTAAATTGGGATCTGGCCTTGTGTCTGCTTGTGGCCTGGATCAGCTGCTACTTCTGCATCTGGAAGGGAGTGAAATCTACTGGAAAG GTTGTGTATTTTACCGCTACCTTCCCCTACATCATGCTCTTGGTGCTTCTCATTCGGGGTCTCACCTTGCCAGGGGCCAGCATAGGAATCCAGTTTTATCTGTACCCTGACCTTGGACGTTTAGCTGATCCACAG GTCTGGATGGATGCAGGAACACAGATTTTCTTCTCATATGCCCTCTGCTTAGGGTGTCTTACAGCTCTAGGGAGCTACAACAAGTACAACAACAACTGCTACAG GGATTGCTTGGctctgtgctttttaaatagCGGTACAAGCTTTGTGGCTGGCTTTGCCGTCTTCTCCATTCTTGGTTTTATGTCATATGAGCAGAATGTGTCAGTTTCAGAAGTGGCAGAATCCG GACCTGGTCTTGCCTTCATTGCATACCCAAGTGCTGTAACATTGATGCCGTTCTCTCCTCTGTGGGCCTGCTGTTTCTTTGTCATGATTATTTTTCTTGGATTGGACAGCCAG tttgtgtgtgtagagagcCTGGTTACCGCCATAGTTGACATGCATCCCACGGTGTTTCGCCGTAAGAACCGCAGGGAGTTGTTCTTGCTCGTGGTGTGCATCATCTCCTTCTTTATGGGACTTATTATGCTGATGGAA GGTGGGATGTACGTCTTCCAGCTTTTTGACTACTACGCAGCCTCTGGCATGTGTCTGCTCTTCATGGCCATATTTGAGACGGTTTGCATTGCCTGGATTTATG GTGCAGATCGCTTCTATGATAATATGGAGGACATGATTGGCTACCGCCCAGGCCCTCTGATTAAGTATTGCTGGATGTTTTTCACCCCAGTCACCTGCATT ggAACTTTTGCGTTTTCCCTCATTAAATATACACCTCTTAAATACAACAATGAATATGAATATCCTTGGTGGGGTTATGTATTAGGCTGGTTCCTGGCTTTGCCCTCAATGCTCTGTATCCCTGCATGGATGATCTACAAAATAGTCAGCACAAAAGGAACTCTAAAAGAA CGTATACAAATCCTGATCAGGCCATCTTCTGATTTACCCAGAACCAAAAAGGAACAAGAGAGTTTGCTCGGTGTCTTCGCTTTGACAGAATCAGCTTCTCCTAATAAAGATGGCTCCCATCCAGGGCAACAGATGGACACAAAGTTGTAG
- the LOC124400914 gene encoding sodium- and chloride-dependent GABA transporter 2-like isoform X3, whose protein sequence is MWRFPYLCYKNGGGAFLIPYLIFLFTCGIPVFILETALGQYTSEGGITAWRKISPLFEGLGYGTQVILTLLNFYYIIVLAWAIFYFYHSFSWELPWSSCQNEWNQDTCVEFHKRNDSVNFTMPSNATSPVIEFWERRVLRLSSGIDHMGSLNWDLALCLLVAWISCYFCIWKGVKSTGKVVYFTATFPYIMLLVLLIRGLTLPGASIGIQFYLYPDLGRLADPQVWMDAGTQIFFSYALCLGCLTALGSYNKYNNNCYRDCLALCFLNSGTSFVAGFAVFSILGFMSYEQNVSVSEVAESGPGLAFIAYPSAVTLMPFSPLWACCFFVMIIFLGLDSQFVCVESLVTAIVDMHPTVFRRKNRRELFLLVVCIISFFMGLIMLMEGGMYVFQLFDYYAASGMCLLFMAIFETVCIAWIYGADRFYDNMEDMIGYRPGPLIKYCWMFFTPVTCIGTFAFSLIKYTPLKYNNEYEYPWWGYVLGWFLALPSMLCIPAWMIYKIVSTKGTLKERIQILIRPSSDLPRTKKEQESLLGVFALTESASPNKDGSHPGQQMDTKL, encoded by the exons ATGTGGCGATTCCCGTACTTGTGCTACAAGAATGGAGGAG GTGCCTTTCTCATCCCTTATCTGATTTTCCTGTTCACTTGTGGGATCCCTGTGTTCATCTTAGAGACTGCTTTAGGCCAATATACTAGTGAAGGTGGTATTACTGCCTGGAGAAAGATCAGCCCTCTTTTTGAGG GTCTGGGCTATGGGACGCAGGTGATTTTAACCTTACTAAACTTCTACTACATCATTGTTCTGGCTTGGGCCATCTTTTACTTCTACCACTCATTTTCCTGGGAGTTGCCATGGTCTTCATGTCAAAATGAATGGAATCAAG acacttGTGTGGAGTTCCATAAGAGGAATGATTCTGTCAACTTCACAATGCCTTCTAATGCTACGTCTCCTGTCATTGAATTTTGGGA GAGAAGGGTGTTGAGACTCTCCTCGGGTATCGACCACATGGGCTCCCTAAATTGGGATCTGGCCTTGTGTCTGCTTGTGGCCTGGATCAGCTGCTACTTCTGCATCTGGAAGGGAGTGAAATCTACTGGAAAG GTTGTGTATTTTACCGCTACCTTCCCCTACATCATGCTCTTGGTGCTTCTCATTCGGGGTCTCACCTTGCCAGGGGCCAGCATAGGAATCCAGTTTTATCTGTACCCTGACCTTGGACGTTTAGCTGATCCACAG GTCTGGATGGATGCAGGAACACAGATTTTCTTCTCATATGCCCTCTGCTTAGGGTGTCTTACAGCTCTAGGGAGCTACAACAAGTACAACAACAACTGCTACAG GGATTGCTTGGctctgtgctttttaaatagCGGTACAAGCTTTGTGGCTGGCTTTGCCGTCTTCTCCATTCTTGGTTTTATGTCATATGAGCAGAATGTGTCAGTTTCAGAAGTGGCAGAATCCG GACCTGGTCTTGCCTTCATTGCATACCCAAGTGCTGTAACATTGATGCCGTTCTCTCCTCTGTGGGCCTGCTGTTTCTTTGTCATGATTATTTTTCTTGGATTGGACAGCCAG tttgtgtgtgtagagagcCTGGTTACCGCCATAGTTGACATGCATCCCACGGTGTTTCGCCGTAAGAACCGCAGGGAGTTGTTCTTGCTCGTGGTGTGCATCATCTCCTTCTTTATGGGACTTATTATGCTGATGGAA GGTGGGATGTACGTCTTCCAGCTTTTTGACTACTACGCAGCCTCTGGCATGTGTCTGCTCTTCATGGCCATATTTGAGACGGTTTGCATTGCCTGGATTTATG GTGCAGATCGCTTCTATGATAATATGGAGGACATGATTGGCTACCGCCCAGGCCCTCTGATTAAGTATTGCTGGATGTTTTTCACCCCAGTCACCTGCATT ggAACTTTTGCGTTTTCCCTCATTAAATATACACCTCTTAAATACAACAATGAATATGAATATCCTTGGTGGGGTTATGTATTAGGCTGGTTCCTGGCTTTGCCCTCAATGCTCTGTATCCCTGCATGGATGATCTACAAAATAGTCAGCACAAAAGGAACTCTAAAAGAA CGTATACAAATCCTGATCAGGCCATCTTCTGATTTACCCAGAACCAAAAAGGAACAAGAGAGTTTGCTCGGTGTCTTCGCTTTGACAGAATCAGCTTCTCCTAATAAAGATGGCTCCCATCCAGGGCAACAGATGGACACAAAGTTGTAG